A single window of Nicotiana sylvestris chromosome 3, ASM39365v2, whole genome shotgun sequence DNA harbors:
- the LOC104242980 gene encoding large ribosomal subunit protein eL15-like: MGAYTYVSELWRKKQSDVMRFLQRVRCWEYRQLPSIVRVTRPTRPDKARRLGYKAKQGYVVYRVRVKRGGRKRPVPKGIVYGKPTNQGVTQLKFQRSKRSVAEERAGRKLGGLKVLNSYWINEDSTYKYFEVILVDQAHAAIRNDPRINWICNPVHKHRELRGLTSAGKKYRGLRGKGHLHHKARPSRRATWKRNQTISLRRYR, from the exons ATGG GTGCTTACACTTATGTGTCGGAGTTATGGAGGAAGAAGCAGTCTGATGTGATGAGGTTCTTGCAAAGGGTGAGGTGCTGGGAGTACCGTCAGCTTCCCTCCATTGTCCGTGTTACTAGGCCTACTCGTCCTGACAAAGCACGTCGCTTGGGCTACAAAGCCAAGCAG GGCTATGTGGTCTACCGTGTTCGTGTGAAACGTGGTGGAAGGAAGAGGCCTGTTCCCAAAGGTATTGTGTATGGTAAGCCCACCAACCAAGGTGTTACCCAATTGAAGTTCCAGCGCAGCAAGCGCTCTGTTGCTGAGGAGCGTGCTGGTAGGAAGTTGGGCGGCCTTAAGGTTCTCAATTCATACTGGATTAATGAG GATTCTACCTACAAGTACTTTGAGGTGATACTGGTTGACCAAGCCCATGCTGCCATCCGTAATGATCCAAGGATTAACTGGATATGCAACCCAGTGCATAAGCACAGAGAACTTCGTGGTCTCACTTCAGCTGGTAAGAAATACAGGGGTCTCCGAGGAAAAGGACACTTGCACCACAAAGCACGTCCTTCAAGAAGAGCAACCTGGAAGAGGAACCAGACTATCTCTCTCCGCCGCTACCGTTAA